In Sphingomicrobium sediminis, the genomic window CGCGTCCGAAAAAATCTCGCCCAGTTGGTCGGGTCCGGCCAGCTCGCCGCCCTCGGCTGCGAATTGCTTCACATTGATGTCGAAGGCTTCGGCAAGGCGCAGCAGGACAGTTGCAGTAACGGGTCGCTGGTTACGCTCCAGGTGATTGAGATAGCTTGCGGAAATGCCGAGCTGCGCGGCCATGTCGGTCTGCTTGAGGCCGAGATCGCGGCGGAGGCGCTTCAAGCGTGCGCCTAGGAAGAGCTTGCGGGCCGGTTTCATAATGAAATTTGTGCGCGCTTTTACAACTTGCACAAGTCAATTCTTGTCAACTTTGCTCTTTTCGCTGGTGCAACATTGGATTTTTCCCGGTTTCCTGCCGCTATCCAGTATCTGCAAGAGGTGATGACATGGTTGAAATCAAGGATTTGGTGGCCGCTCCGGAGGGGCGTTTCGATGGAATTACGCGGCCCTATGACGCTCAAACCGTAGCGAAATTGCGCGGTTCGTTCGTACCCGATTGTTCGCTCGCGCGGCGCGGTGCCTTGAAGCTCTGGGAGCGCCTCAACAGCGATCCTGCACCGGTGCGAGCCTTGGGGGCCGTGACCGGCAATCAGGCGATGCAGATGGTGCGCGGCGGGCTCGAGGCGATCTACCTGTCCGGTTGGCAGGTCGCTGCCGACGCGAACGTTGCCGGCGCCATGTATCCCGACCAGTCGCTCTACCCCGCCAATTCGGGACCCGAACTGGCGCGCAAGATCAACAAGACGCTGCAGCGCGCCGACCAGGTCGAACATGCCGAGGGCGGCGCGCAGCGCGACTGGTTCGCCCCCATCGTCGCCGATGCCGAAGCCGGTTTCGGTGGCCCCCTGAACTGCTTCGAGATCATGAAGGGTTATATCGAGGCGGGCGCCGCCGGCGTACATTTCGAGGACCAGCTCGCGAGCGAGAAGAAATGCGGCCATCTGGGCGGCAAGGTGCTGATCCCGACGCAGGCGGCGGTGCGCAATCTAAATGCAGCGCGGTTGGCGGCGGACGTCATGGGCGTGCCGACGCTGATCGTCGCGCGAACCGATGCCGAGAGCGCCAAGCTCATCACTTCGGATATCGACGAACGCGATCGCCAGTTCCTTTCCGGCGAACGCACACCGGAAGGCTTCTTCCGTTTGAAGGATGGCACGGGCCTCGATCATTGCATCGCACGCGGCCTTGCCTTTGCCGAGCATGCTGACCTCTTGTGGTGGGAGACCAGTCACCCGAACCTCGAGGAAGCGCGCATCTTCGCCGAGGCGATTCACGAAAAGTATCCTGGCAAACTGCTCGCCTACAATTGCTCCCCAAGCTTCAACTGGGCGGCAAAGCTCGACCCGGACACGATCGCCAGGTTCCAGGAGGAACTGGGCAAGATGGGCTACAAATTCCAGTTCGTGACGCTTGCCGGTTTCCATGCTCTCAATCACGGCATGTTTGAGCTGGCCCGTGGCTACAAGGCGCGCGGCATGGCGGCCTATTCCGAACTGCAGCAGGCCGAATTTGCCAGCGAGAAGGACGGCTATACCGCCACGCGCCACCAGCGCGAGGTCGGTACCGGCTATTTCGACGCGGTCACCAATGCGTTGTCGGCTGGGCAGGCCTCGACCACCGCGCTCAAGGACTCCACCGAAGAAGACCAGTTCGCCACTGCGTAAGGAGAAAGAGAATGACGAGACAGCTCTATTGGGTCGTCGGCGGTGACTATGCCGACACGGAATTCACGCAGATGGTGCCGGGCACCGAAAAAGTGCTGGGGCCCTTTGCCGACGAGATGAAGGCGCGCAAGGCGTGGACGCAGATGACTTTTAACGACCGTACCTGCCGCAACGCGACGCGGCGCTACGTTATCGCCAGCGGCACGACGGTGCTGGCCGCATGAGCACGGTACTGGAAAAGCCGCGCGCCATCGCGCGTCCATCCGGTGTCGAGGGTGCCGCAGGCATCCTCACGCCGTCCGCCCTCGACCTCGTCGCCGAGCTGCATGAGCGGTTCGATGCTCGCCGGCGCGAATTGCTTGCGGCCCGTATGGCGCGGCAGGAGCGCTACAATCTTGGCGAGCGACCCGACTTCCGCGCCGACACCACCGCGATCCGCGAGGCGGATTGGAAGGTCGGCGACATCCCGCCCGATCTGCTTGACCGCAAGGTAGAGATTACGGGCCCGACCAATGCCAAGATGGTGATCAATGCGCTCAATTCGGGTGCGCGCGTTTTCATGGCCGATTTCGAGGATGCGACGGCACCGGCCTGGGACGAGCTCGTCGCGGGCCAGCGCAACCTCCACGACTATTGGCGGGGCGATCTTGCCTTCGATGATCCCAAATCGGGCAAGTCCTATCGCGTCGGTTCCGACCCGGCGGTGCTGATCGCGCGGGTGCGCGGGCTGCACCTGAAGGAGGTTCATGTCACCGTCGACGGGACGGCGGTTGCGGGCGCTTTCTTCGATGCCGCGCTCTACCTTTGCCACAACGCGCATGCGGCGCTGGCACGGGGTAGCGGACCCTATCTCTATCTCCCCAAACTGGAGACGATGGAGGAAGCGGCGCTGTGGAGCGATGTCATCGAACTGATCGAGGACCGGCTCAACCTCAAGCGCGGAACGATCAAGGTGACAGTGCTGATCGAAACGATCGACGCGGCCTTCCAGATGGACGAGATCCTTCATGCGCTGAAAGCCAATATCGTCGGCCTTAATTGCGGGCGCTGGGACTATATCTTCTCCTTCATCAAGCGGCTGGGCCGGACGCAGGAAATGCTCACGCCCGACCGCGGCGCGATGACCATGGATAAGGCGTTCCTTGCCGCCTATGCGGAGCGACTGGTGGCGACCTGCCATCGCCGCGGCGCCTTCGCGATGGGCGGCATGAGCGCCTTCATCCCCGTGAAGGGCGACGAGGCCGCCAACGCCAATGCCTTTGCCAAGGTGAAGGCCGACAAGGATCGCGAAGTCTCGATCGGCCATGACGGCAGCTGGGTAGCGCATCCGGGCCTGGTGCCGGTCGCGTTTGAAGCCTTTGAGAAGGTCGAGGGCAAGAACCAGCTCCATGTCATGCCCGAGACGCTGCCCGATCGCGAGGCATTGCTCGAGCTGCACGAAGGCGCGCGGACCGAGGAAGGCGTGCGCGACAATATCCGCGTCGCGGTCCAATATGTCGCGGCTTGGCTGGGCGGGCGCGGTGCGGTCCCGCTCTGCAATTTGATGGAAGACGCCGCCACGGCGGAGATTGCCCGCGCGCAGCTCTGGCAATGGCTGCGCTACGAGGCGCCTATCTGCGACGAGCGGCACCTGACACGCGACCTGTTCGAACATTGGTTCCAGGAAGAAATGCTGGCGCTGGGCGACACGCCCCATGTCGCCGAGGCGGGGCGGCTGGTCTACGAATTGGTGACCGCCAAAGCCTTCCCCGAATTCCTGACCCTGCCGGCATATGAAGAGCTGGTGCGCGTAGCGTAAGCACCCAGTTCACAAGAAAAGGGGCGCCGAGGTTTTCACCCCGGCGCCCCTTTTTTCGACGATTGCTCGTCGCGCTTGGCTTAGGCGGCTTCCTTGGGAAGCGCGGCCTTGGCCTGCTCGACGATCGCCTTGAATGCTTCCGGCTCGTGCATCGCGAGGTCGGCCAGGACCTTGCGGTCGAGGTCGATGTTCGCGAGCTTCAGCGCGTGCATGAACTTGCCGTAGGTCAGGCCTTCGGCACGAACCGCAGCGTTGATGCGCTGGATCCAGAGCGCACGGAAGTTGCGCTTTTTGACCTTGCGGTCGCGATAGGCGTACTGCCCGGCCTTTTCGACGGCCTGACGGGCGATACGGATCGTATTCTTGCGACGGCCGTAATAGCCGCGGGCTTCTTTGAGGATCCGCTTATGCTTGGCGCGCGTGGTGACGCCGCGTTTGATGCGAGGCATGTTCTACTTCTCCCTTAGAGGCCGTACGGCGCCCACTGCTTGAGACGCTTGGCGTCGCAGTCGGGGAGCGTCTTGGTGCCGCGCTGCTGGCGGATATATTTGGCGTTGTGGCTGATCAGGCGGTGGCGCTTGCCCGCGACACCGTGCTTGACCTTGCCCGAAGCGGTCATCTTGAAGCGTTTCTTGACGCCGCTCTTGGTCTTCATCTTCGGCATTTTCGTCTCCGTTGTAGTCCCGCTTCCGCGAAACGACGATTTCAACCAGCCGCGGCAGCCTTGATGGCCGGACCGGTAGGATTTCCAAGGATTTGGAAGATCAGGGCGCGCAGATAACGTCGCGCCGCTGATTCTGCAAGGGATTTAGTCGAACAGGCTCGACACGCTCGATTCGTCCGCAATGCGGCTGATCGCTTCGCCGAACAGGGGCGCGATGGTGAGCTTGCGGATCTTCTCGTCGTTCTCGAGACCCTCGTGATAGATTGAATCGGTCACGACGACTTCGTTGAGGACGCTGGCCTTGATCTTGGCGCCGGCCGCGCCCGACAGCACGCCGTGCGAGCAATAGGCCATGACATCGGTCGCGCCCTGTTCCTTCAAGGCCGCCGCCGCATTGCAGAGCGTCCCGCCCGAATCGACGATATCGTCGATGAGGATGCAGGCATGGCCCTCGACATCGCCGATAATGTTCATGACTTCGCTTTCGCCGGCGCGCTCGCGGCGCTTGTCGACGATGGCCAGCGGCGCGTTGTCGAGCCGCTTGGCGAGGCTGCGCGCACGCACCACGCCGCCGACGTCGGGCGACACCACGGCGAGCTTCTTGTCCGAATAGCGCGCGAGGATATCCGCGGCCATGACCGGCGCGGCCCACAGGTTGTCGGTGGGAATGTCGAAGAAGCCCTGGATCTGGCCGGCATGCAAATCCATCGTCAGGACGCGGTCGGCACCGGCCTGGGTGATGAGATTGGCGACGAGCTTGGCACTGATCGGCGTGCGCGGGCCGGGTTTGCGGTCCTGGCGCGCATAGCCGAAATAGGGGAGCACCGCTGTAATGCGCTTGGCCGAGGCGCGGCGCAGCGCGTCGATCATGATGAGCAATTCCATCATATTGTCGTTGGCCGGATAGCTGGTCGACTGGATGACGAACATGTCCTGCCCGCGCACATTTTCGTGGACCTCGACGAAGATTTCCTCGTCGGCGAAGCGCTTGACGCTGGCCTCGACGAGCGGGATCTCGAGATAGTCGGCGACGGCCTTGGCGAGCGGCGGGTTGGAGTTGCCGGCGAGCAGTTTCATGGTTTCAAGCGCCCCAGAAAGAATTGGTGAGGCCACCCTTAGCGGGGCCGCGCGGCAAAGGGCAAGGCGGTCCTAAAGGCCGAGCTGCGAAAGCGGCCTGCCGACCAATCCTGAGACCAGTCGCGCCTGGATTTTCTGCACCAGTCCGACGCGCGATACCGGCCCAACGAGCCAGTCGCGCAGCGTCGGCACGAACCAGCCATCGGACTGGTAGACCGGGGTGAGCAGGTGGCTGAGCAGCTGGTAGAGCCGGACATGGTCCTGCCGCATGAAGACGAAGGCCGACAGCGCATCGGCAAGGTCGCGATGGGTCTCGATGGTCTTGGCCAGCGCAAAGGCATCGAGCAGCGCCATGTTGGCCCCCTGGCCAAGTTGCGGGCTGGTCGAATGCCAGCTGTCGCCGAGATGCACGACGCCGTCGCCGATGGGCGAGGCCATGGTGTGGTGGGCGTAGCGGGCGAGCGTGAGACGGTCGAAGCTGCCGACCTGTGCGGCAATGTCTGCCGTCTCCGGCCAGAGCCCAGCCCATTGATCGAGCAACGCGGCGACACCGGCGTCGCGCAGGGAAGCCGCTTGGTCGCCGCGCACCGACCAGAAAAACGCGACCTTTTCGCCTTCTTCGCCCGGGACCCGGCCTACGGGGAGCAGACCGGCCATCTGCCGTGCTTGCCGATAGCGTTGCGAGAGCGAAGTGCGGCTGGGCATCGCCTCGTGCCAGTCGACCGTCGCCCAATAAGCGCCATAGGGAAGCGGCGTGTCATCATGTTGCGCAATGGCGGAACGCGCACCGCTGGCGTCGATGACGAGATCGAAGGGGCCGTCCTTTTCACCATGCGCAAATTCGACGTGGCGCTGGCTCGCCCCGATGACGCGGCGCGGGAAAGCAAAGTCGATGGCTTCGGCCTGCGCGGCTGTCCACAACAGGTCGAACAGGGCCGAGCGATGGATGCCGACCGCGTCCGCGCCCTTCGTCATGCGCTCATATTGGACGTCGAGGACGGTGCGCTTGCCCGCCTTGCCGTGGAGCCGCGTGATCCGGGCGCCTCGGCTGCGTGCCTCGTTTCCGAGGCCCATCGCGTCCAACACGGCCAAGCCAGTGGGCTGCAGCATCAGGCCGGAGCCGGTCGGGCGCGGAGCGTCGAGCTGGTCGAACAGGTTGACGCGGTGCCCCTGGCGCGCGAGCAGGATGGCGCTGGCGAGCCCGCCGACGCCTGCGCCCGCAATCGCGAAATGAAGCTGTCCCCCGCCACGCATACGCCCTTCGCATAGGCGCTCGCCCGCGCAGCGTCCACTTGCCCTTGTCGTGGGCTCGTCTAAAGCGAGGCCATGACCTTGCGGATCGCGCTTTGCCAGATGAACCAGCGTGTCGGTGACCTTGCCGGCAATGCCGAGGCAATGCTCGAATGGCGCGCCAAGGCGGCGGCCGAGGGCGCCGACCTCGTCTTCTTTCCCGAGCTGCAGATCACCGGCTATCCGACCGAGGACCTGGTGCTAAAGGACGAATTCGTCCGCCGTACCATCGAGGCCTCCGAGCGGCTTGCCGATGCGACCAATGATGGCGGGCCTGCCATCCTGTTCGGGACGCTTCACCGCGAGGAAGGGCATCTCTTCAACGCCGTCATGCTTGCCGACAAGGGTGCGGTGGTGGCGCGGCGGCTCAAACACGAGCTGCCTAATTACGGCACGTTCGACGAGCTCCGCCTGTTCGCGCCGGGCCCGCTGCCCGAACCGATCGAATGGGATGGTGTGAAATTGGGCGTCCCGATCTGCGAGGATATCTGGCTCGAACCCGTCTGCCAGCATCTCGACGAGGCGGGC contains:
- the aceA gene encoding isocitrate lyase, whose product is MVEIKDLVAAPEGRFDGITRPYDAQTVAKLRGSFVPDCSLARRGALKLWERLNSDPAPVRALGAVTGNQAMQMVRGGLEAIYLSGWQVAADANVAGAMYPDQSLYPANSGPELARKINKTLQRADQVEHAEGGAQRDWFAPIVADAEAGFGGPLNCFEIMKGYIEAGAAGVHFEDQLASEKKCGHLGGKVLIPTQAAVRNLNAARLAADVMGVPTLIVARTDAESAKLITSDIDERDRQFLSGERTPEGFFRLKDGTGLDHCIARGLAFAEHADLLWWETSHPNLEEARIFAEAIHEKYPGKLLAYNCSPSFNWAAKLDPDTIARFQEELGKMGYKFQFVTLAGFHALNHGMFELARGYKARGMAAYSELQQAEFASEKDGYTATRHQREVGTGYFDAVTNALSAGQASTTALKDSTEEDQFATA
- a CDS encoding DUF4170 domain-containing protein; translation: MTRQLYWVVGGDYADTEFTQMVPGTEKVLGPFADEMKARKAWTQMTFNDRTCRNATRRYVIASGTTVLAA
- the aceB gene encoding malate synthase A, yielding MSTVLEKPRAIARPSGVEGAAGILTPSALDLVAELHERFDARRRELLAARMARQERYNLGERPDFRADTTAIREADWKVGDIPPDLLDRKVEITGPTNAKMVINALNSGARVFMADFEDATAPAWDELVAGQRNLHDYWRGDLAFDDPKSGKSYRVGSDPAVLIARVRGLHLKEVHVTVDGTAVAGAFFDAALYLCHNAHAALARGSGPYLYLPKLETMEEAALWSDVIELIEDRLNLKRGTIKVTVLIETIDAAFQMDEILHALKANIVGLNCGRWDYIFSFIKRLGRTQEMLTPDRGAMTMDKAFLAAYAERLVATCHRRGAFAMGGMSAFIPVKGDEAANANAFAKVKADKDREVSIGHDGSWVAHPGLVPVAFEAFEKVEGKNQLHVMPETLPDREALLELHEGARTEEGVRDNIRVAVQYVAAWLGGRGAVPLCNLMEDAATAEIARAQLWQWLRYEAPICDERHLTRDLFEHWFQEEMLALGDTPHVAEAGRLVYELVTAKAFPEFLTLPAYEELVRVA
- the rplT gene encoding 50S ribosomal protein L20; amino-acid sequence: MPRIKRGVTTRAKHKRILKEARGYYGRRKNTIRIARQAVEKAGQYAYRDRKVKKRNFRALWIQRINAAVRAEGLTYGKFMHALKLANIDLDRKVLADLAMHEPEAFKAIVEQAKAALPKEAA
- the rpmI gene encoding 50S ribosomal protein L35, giving the protein MPKMKTKSGVKKRFKMTASGKVKHGVAGKRHRLISHNAKYIRQQRGTKTLPDCDAKRLKQWAPYGL
- a CDS encoding ribose-phosphate pyrophosphokinase, which produces MKLLAGNSNPPLAKAVADYLEIPLVEASVKRFADEEIFVEVHENVRGQDMFVIQSTSYPANDNMMELLIMIDALRRASAKRITAVLPYFGYARQDRKPGPRTPISAKLVANLITQAGADRVLTMDLHAGQIQGFFDIPTDNLWAAPVMAADILARYSDKKLAVVSPDVGGVVRARSLAKRLDNAPLAIVDKRRERAGESEVMNIIGDVEGHACILIDDIVDSGGTLCNAAAALKEQGATDVMAYCSHGVLSGAAGAKIKASVLNEVVVTDSIYHEGLENDEKIRKLTIAPLFGEAISRIADESSVSSLFD
- a CDS encoding FAD-dependent oxidoreductase, translating into MRGGGQLHFAIAGAGVGGLASAILLARQGHRVNLFDQLDAPRPTGSGLMLQPTGLAVLDAMGLGNEARSRGARITRLHGKAGKRTVLDVQYERMTKGADAVGIHRSALFDLLWTAAQAEAIDFAFPRRVIGASQRHVEFAHGEKDGPFDLVIDASGARSAIAQHDDTPLPYGAYWATVDWHEAMPSRTSLSQRYRQARQMAGLLPVGRVPGEEGEKVAFFWSVRGDQAASLRDAGVAALLDQWAGLWPETADIAAQVGSFDRLTLARYAHHTMASPIGDGVVHLGDSWHSTSPQLGQGANMALLDAFALAKTIETHRDLADALSAFVFMRQDHVRLYQLLSHLLTPVYQSDGWFVPTLRDWLVGPVSRVGLVQKIQARLVSGLVGRPLSQLGL